The Fusobacterium periodonticum 1_1_41FAA genomic sequence CTTTAATTTTATTTTATTTTCGAATACGAGTTATTTTATAATTATACTAGCTAAATGTCAATAAGAAAAATAAAAAAGATAGGCTTTTGACCTATCTTTTTAAATTTATTTGATAATTATTAAATAAATCCTTTATAGTCTCTCATGACTAAATGAGCATCTATTTGTTGTATAGTATCTAGTGCAACACCAACAACAATGATTATTCCTGTTCCACCAAAATAAACTGGAAGTCCCATAGAAGTAAATATTACATATGGTAGTATAGAAATTACTGCTAAGAATAATCCCCCACCCCATGTAATTCTTGAAGCAACACCTTCAAGATATTCTACTGTTTCTTCTCCTGGTCTGATTCCAGGTATAGTTCCTCCACTTTGTCTTAAGTTTTCTGCAACCTTTTCAGGATCAAAAACTAAAGCTGTGTAGAAAAATGAGAAGAACATTATTACTAAAGCATACAATATCATATATACTGGGTGATTTTGCCCAAATATTATAGATAAAGTTGTTTTTAATTGTAAGTCTGAAGGAAGAGCGTTAACTATTACTCCAGGAATTAACATAAACACAGATGCAAAGATTACAGGCATTACTCCTGCTGTATTAAGTCTTAGTGGTATAAAAGATTTTTCTCCTATTCCACTTTTTGAGCTAAATCCTTTTCCAACATAATGGATAGGAATTTTTCTTTGCCCAAGTTGAAATAATACTATTCCTGCTATCGATACAGTAGCAAGGAAAGCTACTAATACAAATAGAGGAATTAAGAATTTATCTCCTTGCATTTTTTGAACTGTTTGTATAACACTTGAAGGAGCTCTTGATATTACATTTAAGAATATAATAAGTGAAACTCCGTTTCCTATTCCTTTGACAGAAATTTGTTCTCCTACCCACATTAAGAATACAGTTCCAGCTGTTAGTGTAGTTATTGTTCTTACAAAAAAGCTTATTCCTGGATTATAAACAAGCCCAACAGATTGTAGCCAAAGACAAACCCCAGCTCCTTGAATAATAGCAAGTGCTATTGTCAAGTATCTTGTCCATTGAGTTATTCTATTTCTTCCAGATTCCCCTTCTTTTTGAATTTCTTCAAGTTGAGGAATAATAGATACAAGTAAACTTACAACTATTGACGCATTAATGTAAGGGATAATCCCTAATGAGAATATAGATATTCTTGTGAAGGCTCCTCCAGAAAACATATTTATATAACTAAGTACGTCACTTTTAGAAGCCATCGAAGCAAGTCTATCCACATCTACACCAGGAGCAGGAATTAAAGTTCCTACTCTGGCAACCAAGAACATTAATAATGTGAAAATAATTCTTTCTCTAAGTTCAGGAATTTTTACTATACTACTTAATCTAGAGCTAAATTTCTCCATTAAAGTCATATATACACCTACCTCAGATTAATATTATTTATTACTTTCTGCTCTTTCAAAACCTTTAACTTCAACTATTTCAACTGTTCCACCTTTTGCTTCAATAGCAGCTTGAGCTGATTTAGATATTTTATGTACTTTAACAGTTAATTTTTTGTTAAGTTCTCCATTTCCTAAAACTTTGATTCCATCTCTTACTTTTTTGATTAAGAATTTATTGAATAAAGTTTCTAAAGTTACTTCTTCTCCATCTTCAAAGTTATCATTTAAAAATGATAAAGATACTACTGTATATTCTTTTTTGAATATAGCGTTTGAGAATCCTCTTTTTGGAACTCTTCTATAGATAGGCATTTGTCCACCTTCAAAGTAAGGTTTTACTCCTCCACCTGCTCTTGAATTTTGACCATTGCTACCTTTTCCAGCTGTTTTTCCCCAACCAGATGAGTTTCCTCTTCCTATTCTTTTTCTGTTCTTTTTAGGAACTGAAGGTGTTAATTCATTTAGTTTCACTATGCTTGCACCTCCTCAATTTTTAACAAATAAGAAATTTGAGCTAATTTCCCTTTTAATTCAGGTGTTTCATTATGTTCTACAACATCATGCATCTTCTTAAGCCCTAGTGACTTTGCAGTCGCTATGTGATTAGGCTTTCTTCCGATTATGCTTTTTACAAGCTCTATTCTAAGTCTTGCCATTTCATCTTCCTCCTAGCTTAAGATATCCTTAACTTCTAATCCTCTTAAAGCTGCTATTTCTTGAGCAGTTCTAAGTAATTTTAATGCTTCCACAGTAGCTCTTGCTACATTATGTTTATTTCTTGACCCTTTAATTTTAGTTAAAATGTCATGAACCCCAACTAATTCTAATATTTCTCTTGAAGCAGAACCAGCTATTACTCCAGTCCCTTCATATGCTGGTGCCATCCATAAAGTAGTTGCTCCCCATCTTCCTGTAATTTCATGAGGTATTGTATTATTCTTTAAAGATATCTTTACGATATTCTTTTTTGCAGCTGCAATAGCTTTTCTTATAGCATCAGGAACTCCGTTTGCTTTTCCTAGTCCTAATCCTATTTTACCTTCTCCATCTCCAACAGCAGCTAATACTGAGAAAGATATTGTTCTTCCTCCTTTAGTTGTCTTAGAAACTCTAGATATCTTCAATAATTTTTCTTGATATTGATTATCTTCTCTGTTCAACAAGTGAAATCCTCCTCTCTCTAGAAATTAGAAGCTTAATCCAGCTTCTCTAGCCGCTTCTGCAAGAGCCGCTACTCTTCCTGTATATTTATATCCTGATCTATCGAAAACGATAGCATTTATTCCTTTTTCTTTAGCTCTTTCAGCTATTGCTTTACCAATGGCTTTTGCCGCTTCAACGTTTCCACCATTAGCAATACTTCCTTTTAATGCTTTATCTATTGTAGATGCAGATACTAGAGTAACTCCATTTACATCATCGATTAATTGAGCAAAAATGTTAGTATTTGATCTAAAAACTGAAAGTCTAGGTCTTTCTGGAGTTCCAGAAATCTTATTTCTTATTGACATTTGCTTTTTTTGTCTTGACGCTTTTCTATCAACTTTTTTAAACAACTGTCTTACCTCCTTTTTAAGCTATTTTAAGACTTTTTACCTTCTTTTCTTCTAATATGTTCATCAGCATATTTAACCCCTTTACCTTTATATGGTTCAGGTGGTCTCTTAGCTCTTATATTAGCTGCAACTTGACCTACTAATTCTTTTTCGATTCCATCTATATGAATAGTAGTATTCTTTTCAACAGTAAAAGTAATTCCAGGTATTTCATCTATGATTACTGGATGAGAAAATCCTAAAGATATTTCTAATCCTTTTCCTTTAGCTGCTGCTCTATATCCTACCCCTACTAAAGTAAGAGTTTTTCTGTATCCTTCAGAAACTCCTTTAACCATGTTGTTGATTAAAGCTCTAGTAGTTCCGTGTATTGATCTTATGAATGGTTCATCATTAGGTCTTTCGAATGTAATGTGACCATCTTCTAATTTTATAGTTATATTTTTATTAAATTCTTTAGTTAATGTACCCTTTGGTCCTTTTACAGTAACAACATTGTCTTTTACTGAAAAATCAACTCCAGAAGGCACAGCTATAGGTTTTTTACCTACTCTTGACATTAATGTACACCTCCTAAGTTTTTATTACCATACAAATGCAAGGACTTCTCCACCAACTTTTTCAGCTCTAGCAACTTTATCTGTAATAACCCCTTTTGAAGTTGAAACTATTGCTATTCCAAGTCCAGATAGAACTCTTGGCATATCTTCCACTGAAGAGTAAACTCTTCTTCCAGGTTTAGATATTCTCTTTAATCCTTTTATAACTCTTTCTTTTCCTGCATATTTTAAATAAACTCTTATATTTTTCTTATTTTCTTCATCAGTAACAATTTTGAAATTAGAAATATATCCTTGCTCTTTTAAGATTTCAGCTATTCTTTCTTTCATCTTTGAGTGAGGTATATCTACTTTTTCATGCATAACTGCATTAGCATTTCTTACTCTTGTTAACATATCAGCAATTGGATCTGTTAAATACATCTATTTAAATCCTCCTTCCTTTGATTAATTACCAAGATGATTTTTTTACACCAGGTATAAGTCCAGCACCTGCAAGTTGTCTAAACTTAACTCTTGATATTCCGAATTCTCTCATAAATCCTCTTGGTCTACCATCTAATTGACATCTATTTCTTTTTCTAACAACTGAAGAATCTTTTGGTAATTTGTTTAATTCAAACATAGCTTCCATATCTCCAGCAGCGATTCTTTTCTTTAATTCAGCTCTTTTTTCAGCATATTTGTCAACAAGTTTTGCTCTTTTAACATCTCTTGCGATCATTGACTTTTTCGCCATCTACTTTAACCTCCCTACAATTACTTCTTGAAAGGCATTCCAAAAGCCTTTAGTAATGCTCTTCCTTCTTCATCTGTTTTTGCAGAAGAAACCATAGTGATAGACATTCCTAAAAGTTTTTCAACTTTATCAAAGTCTATTTCAGGAAATACTAATTGGTCTCTCAATCCTACTGAATAATTTCCTCTTCCATCAAATGAGTCGCTTGGAACTCCTTCGAAGTCTCTAACTCTTGGAAGAACTACGTTTACTAATCTATCTAAGAAATCATACATTCTTTCTTTTCTTAAAGTAACTTTTGCACCAATAGGCATTCCTTCTCTTAATTTGAAACCAGCTTCAGATTTTTTAGCTTTTCTCAATAATGGTTTTTGTCCAGTGATTAAAGTTAAATCTGCCATAGCAGCATCTATTAATTTAGAATTTTGAGTAGCTTCTCCAACTCCCATATTAACTATGATCTTTTCTAGTTTAGGACAATCCATGATATTTTTAATTTCTAATTCTTTCATTAATTTAGGAACCACTACTTCATTATAGAATTTGTGGTATCTTGAAACATATTTATCCACTTATGCTTTCCTCCTTTCTTATATTATTTCTCCAGATTTTTTTGAAACTCTTACTTTTTTTCCATCTCTAACTTCATATCCAACTCTTGTTGGTTGTTTAGTCTTTTCATCAAACAGCATAACTTTTGATGAGAAGATTGCAGCTTCTTTTTCTACAACTCCACCTTGTGGGTTCACTTGAGATGGCTTTAAATGTTTTGTTACTATATTTATACCTTCTACGATTATTTTTCCTTTTTTAGGGAAAACTCTTAGAACTTTACCTGTTTTCTTTTTATCTTTTCCAGATATTACATAAACTATATCTCCAGTTTTTACATGTAATGATTCAGGAACAAATTTAATTTTAGGTCTAGCCATGTTTCTTATAAGCCTCCTCTCTCATTATATAACTTCTATTGCTAGAGATAAGATTTTCATAAAGTTTTTCGCTCTTAATTCTCTTGCAACTGGTCCAAATATTCTTGTTGCTTTTGGTTCGTTGTTATTATTAATTACAACTCCAGCATTATCATCGAATTTTATGTATGAACCATCGTCTCTTCTAGTTTCTTTTCTTGTTCTTACTATAACAGCCTTTACTACATCTCCCTTTTTAACGTTACCACCAGGGATAGCTTCTTTAACTGATGCCACAACAATGTCACCAATTCTTCCAAATCTCTTTTTAGATCCGCCTAAAACTCTTATTACCATAAGTTTTTTAGCCCCTGAGTTATCAGCAACATTAAGGATAGTTTGTTGTTGTACCATTAAAATATCCTCCTCTCACTAAATGTGATTATCTTGCCTTTTCTATGATTTCTACTAGTCTCCAATTTTTATCCTTAGATAAACGTCTAGTTTCCATTATTCTTACTTTATCTCCTACTTGAGCTACATTTTCTTCATCATGAGCTTTAAATTTAGTAGTTCTTTTTACTCTTTTCTTGTATATAGGATGAAGTATCATTGTTTCTATAGCAACAACTATAGTTTTTTCCATTTTGTCAGAAACAACTATTCCTTCTCTTACTTTTCTTTCGTTTCTCAAGATTAACCTCCTCTTTATATATTAAAGAAATTATTATCTTTCATTTAAGATAGTGTTGATTCTTGCAATTTCTCTTCTAACTTCTCTTATTTTAGCTGTATTAGTTAGTTGACCTAATGAAAGTTGGAACTTCAAGTTGAATAATTCTTCTTTTAGCTCTTTACACTTAACAACTAGGTCTTCACTAGTCATTTCTCTTATTTCTTTAGCTCTCATTAGTTTTCACCACCATTTTCTTTTTCTTCTCTTTTAACAACTTTACATCTGATTGGTAATTTCATAGCTGCTTTTCTTAAAGCTGCCTTAGCTTTTTCTTCAGTTACTCCTGAAACTTCGAATAATATTCTTCCAGGTCTTACTACTGATACCCAACCTTCAACGTTTCCTTTACCTTTACCCATTCTCACTCCAGCAGGTCTTGCTGTGATTGGTTTGTCAGGGAATATTCTTATATATGTTTTCCCTTCTCTTTTAAATGTTCTGTTGATAGCAACCCGACAAGATTCTATTTGTCTGTTTGTTATCCAAGATGGTTCAAGAGCTTGTAATCCATAATCTCCAAAAGCAACAAAGTTACCTTTATGAGCTGCCCCTTTCATTCTACCTCTGAACATTTTTCTATGTTTTGTTCTCTTTGGCATCAACATAATTAAGCTTCCCCTCCTTCTTTCTTACTAGGAAGAACTTCACCATGGAATATCCATACTTTAATTCCTAAAGCTCCGTAAGTTGTGTGAGCTGTTGCTACTGCATAATCTATGTCTGCTCTTAATGTATGTAAAGGAACTTTTCCTTCAACTGCCCATTCAGATCTAGCAATTTCAGCACCATTTAATCTTCCTGAAATCATTACTTTTATACCTTTAACTTCTGGAGATTTCATAGATCTTGATATAGCTTGAGTCATAGCTTTTTTGTAAGCTATTCTCTTTTCAATTTGAGCAGCTATCGATTCTGCAACTAATACAGCATCTCCATTTAAGTCTTTTATTTCTTGTACTTTAACAGTTACTTTTTTAGCTGTTAATTTTTCAAGTTTAGCTCTAAGTGCATCTATTTCAGCACCTTTTCTTCCAATTATTAATCCTGCTTTTCCAGTATGTATATGTACAACTACTTGTGAAGGAGATGTTCTTTCGATTCTTACCTTAGAAATCCCTGTATGGAAGTAGTTTTTCTTTATAAATTCTTTTATTTGCACATCTTCATGGAAGTATTTTACATACTCTTTTTTATCTGCATACCAATTAGAATCCCAAGCTCTTGTAATTCCAAGTCTTAGTCCTCTAGGGTCTACTTTTTGTCCCACAGTTTTACCTCCTTAATCTTATTTTTCAGATACTGCCACTGTTATATGAGCAGTTGGTTTTCTGATTATATCAGCTCTTCCCATTGCTCTTGGCATAACTCTTTTTAAAACTGGTCCTTGATTTATCATTATAGTTGACACTACTAATTTTTCTTCATCCATTTTGAAGTTATTTGTTGCATTTGCTACTGCTGACATCAAAGTTTTCTTTATAATTCTAGCAGCTTTTTTATTTGTAAATTCTAGAATATCTATCGCATCTAGTGCTGATTTACCTCTCACTAAGTCAGCTACTAATCTAGCTTTTCTAGGAGATAGTCTTACGAATCTAGTTATTGCTTTAGCTTCCACTAGTCCATCCTCCTTCTTTTAATGAATTTTATTTTTTCTTCTTATCTACACCATGTCCATGATATGTTCTAGTTGGTGCAAATTCTCCTAATTTATGTCCTACCATTTGTTCAGTTACGTGAACTGGGATATGTTTTTTTCCATTATATACTCCAAAAGTTAATCCTATAAAATTTGGGAATATTGTAGATCTTCTTGACCAAGTTTTGATAACAGCTTTGTTGTTGTTAGAAGCAACTGCTTCTTCAACTTTAGCCATTAAATGATGGTCACAAAAAGGTCCTTTTTTTAATGATCTTGCCATTACTAATTAGCCTCCTCTCGCAAATTATTTTTCGTTTCTTCTTCTTACGATAAATTTGTCAGAAGTCTTTCTACCTCTTGTTTTAATACCAAGTGCTGGTTTTCCCCAAGGTGTTAAAGGTGATTTTCTTCCAACTGAGTTCTTTCCTTCTCCTCCACCATGTGGGTGATCTACTGGGTTCATTACAGCTCCTCTTACGTGAGGTCTTTTTCCCATGTGTCTAGCTCTTCCAGCTTTACCGATACTTACTAAGTTGTGTTCTGAATTTCCAACTTCTCCAACAGTTGCCATACATTCACCATGTATTAATCTTAATTCTCCTGAAGGTAATTCAACGTGGCAGTAAGTTCCTTCTTTAGCTACAAGTCTTGCAGCAGTTCCAGCAGATCTTACTAATTGTCCACCTTTACCTTTTTGAAGTTCTACGTTGTGAATTTGAACCCCAACTGGCATATCTTTTAATTTAAGTGCATTTCCAGGTTTGATATCAGCTTTGCTTCCAGCAGAAACTATATCTCCTTTTTTTAGTCCTTTAGGAGCTAGTATATATCTTTTTTCTCCATCAAAATAGAATAATAAAGCGATATTTGCTGATCTGTTAGGATCATATTCTATTGTTGCAACTCTTGCAGGAACATCTAATTTATTTCTTTTGAAATCTATAATTCTGTATAATCTTTTGTGTCCTTTTTGTCTGTCTCTACAAGTTCTGTGACCATAATTATCTCTACCATACGCTGATTTTAGAGGTACAGTTAAAGATTTTTCAGGTCTTACTTTATCTAATTCATCATTTACTATTCTAGACATATGTCTAGTACCATTAGTAATTGGTTTCATTTTTCTAATAGCCATTTTTTATTTTCCTCCATTGACCTATATATATCTTTAAGCTTCTTATACTTCTTTGAAGTAAGTTATTGTGTTTTCTTTAGCTAATTTAACAATTGCTTTTTTCTTAGCTTGAGTCTTATAAAGTCTCATACCATGTCTTTTAGTAATTGGTTTTTTGTTTATTGTAGCTACATCTTCAACTTTTACATTGAATATAGTTTCTATAGCTTTTTTTATTTCTATTTTATTAGCTTTTGGATGTACTTCAAAAGTATACTTATTGTATTCTTTTCTTAAAAGTTCTGTTTTTTCTGTAACAACAGGCTTTTTGATTATATCATAAACATTCATTATCCTAGTACCTCCTCTACAACAGCTAATGCTTCTTTTGTAAGAATTACTTTTTCTTGTTTTAGTAACCAGTAAACACCAATTTCATTTGGTTGTAAAATTACTGCGTTTTCTAAGTTTCTTGCTGACAAGTATAAATTGTAATCTTTTATTAAATCTCCTACTACGAATAGTTGTTTTTGTTTTGCATCAACTTTATTTACTAAATTTACTATCACTTTTGTTTTAGGTGTGTCTATTCCTTCATAGTCTAACACTAATACATTTCCAGCTGCTACCTTTGCAGATAAAGCTGATCTTAATGCTAGATTTCTAACTTTTTTATTAACTTTCTTTTCATATGATCTTGGATGAGGACCAAATGTAACTCCTCCACCTACCATATGAGGTGCTCTTATTGAACCTTGTCTTGCTCTACCAGTACCTTTTTGTTTGAAAGGTTTTCTTCCTCCACCTCTAACCATTGCTCTAGTCTTAGTAGAAGCTGTACCTTGTCTAGCAGCTGCTAATTCAGCAGTAAGTACTTCATGAAGAACTACTTTATTTGGCTCAATCCCAAACACTGCATCATTAACTTCAAGAGTACCAGTTTGATCTCCTGCTAAGTTATATACGTTTAAAACTGCCATTGTTTTCCTCCTCTTTCTACTATCCTATTACTTTCTTCACAGCTGGTTTAATTACTAAATAACTGTTTTTAGCTCCAGGAACTGCTCCTTTTATTAAAAGTAAGTTGTGTTCAACATCAACTTTAACTACTTTTAAATTTTGAACTGTTACTGTTGCGTTTCCGTGTTGTCCTGCCATTCTTTTCCCTTTTAGAACTTTACCAGGCCAACTTGACATCCCTATTGATCCACCAAGTCTGTGGTTTCTTGAAACCCCGTGTGAAGCTCTATTTCCACCAAATCCGTGTCTTTTCATAACACCAGATGTTCCTTTACCTTTTGAAGTTCCTGTGATATCTACATATCCAACTTCTGCTAGAACATCAACTTTGATTTCTTGTCCTAATTCATATCCTTCAACTGTTTCAACAGCTAATTCTCTAACGAATCTTTGAGGTTTAACCCCAGCTTTGTTGAATATTCCCATTAAAGGTTTTGTAGTGTTTTTTTCTTTCTTTTCATCAAATCCTAATTGTAGTGCTACATATCCATCTTTTTCTTCAGTTTTCTTTTGAAGAACAAAGTTAGGACCAGCTTCTACAACTGTTACTGGAACGAATTTTCCATCTTCAAAAATTTGAGTCATTCCAATTTTCTTTCCTAAAATTCCAGACATTTTTAACCTCCATCAAATAATATATTGGTTGATACAACCTACCCTTGTGGTTCTATTTTTTACCGCAAGAATAAAATCAACTTGTACTATTCTGTAAGTATGATGCTTGCGCATCATCTCCCATAAATAAATACCAAGAATAGAATTAAACTTGTTTAATTTCTATTCCTACACCAGCTGGTAAGTGAACTGATGTTAACGAACTAATAGCCTTATCTGTAGAATTTACTAATTCTATCATTCTTCTGTGCACTCTCATTTCGAATTGCTCTCTTGAATCTTTATTAACATGCACTGATCTTAAAACTGTATACTTTCTGATTTTTGTAGGTAAAGGCATAGGCCCTGCTACAGTAGCTCCACTTTTCTTTGCAGCCTCAGCTATTCTTTTTGCTGATTCATCAAGTAAAGTATAATCGTATGCTTTTAAATAGATTCTTAATTTGTTAGAAGCCATTTATATATTGCACCTCCTTTAAATTAACTACATAAGATAATTCTTATGCACTCTAAAGAGTATATCACAACTTTTTAAAAAATCAAAGATTTTTTTTAAAATATTAAAAATTTTTATATTTGATATCTCTATTAACTTTTTTGTGTACTCTTTCTCAGGTTTAAAAATATTTTTTCTTTTTTTATAACTAAAAAAGTCAGTTATAATTTTAAATTTACAACTGACTTTTGTATATATTAGATAGGTAATTTATGAATAATTATAGAGAAAATAACCATGCATAGAGTTGCAAGTGGTTGTGTGGCTCCATAAGATATTGCTGGTTCATCAGAATCTAGCGCATCTATAGCTGCTCCTAAACCTGGTGCTGATGTCATTCCACCTGTTATAGCTCCTGATAATAGAGTCCAGTTTACATGGAAAACATAGTGTCCTAACAAGAATCCAAATAGAACAGATAAAATAGCTACAAGTGCTGAAACAACTGCTATCATAATTCCATCTCCAGTAACAGCTTCAACAACACGGAAACCATAGTTTAATCCTGTTCCTGCTAAGAAAATTGATAAGAAATATGTTCTCATTTTTCCTAAAACAACAGAATCCATACGGAAGTTGATAGGTCCAATTTTTCCAATAGATCCTAAAATCAATGCAACTATGATTGCTCCACCAATACTTCCTAATGAAAATGTTCCTAGAGGTCCCATTGCAATTTTAATACTTCCTAAAAAATATCCTAAGAATGCTGCTATTGAGAAACCTACGAAGTCCATTTTAACTTCTGGAATAGTATTTTTTTCTGAATCTTTAACATTGCTTAAATCTATTTTCTTTTGAGCAAAGTACTTTTCTTTTTCTTTTTCAACATCAAATCTAAACATTCTTGGAATGAAATTAATACCTAAAATTAAGAATAATACTCCAAATGGATATCCAATTGAGTGTCCTACTCCAACCCCAGCTTTTGCTTCAGTTACATATATTTCTGTATCTTCTGCTGATAGACTTGTTGTGTTTTCAACTGTCATTTTTTCTGGAATTGCTTCATTTTTTAATTTTGCATCTCTTTCTTTTGCATTATTAATTATAGCTAATATCTTTACTTTTGTTCCTTCATCAAGATTTTCAAAATTAGCTGCCGAATGTTTTGATTCAGATTCTGAAGATTCAGTTGCTGCTGCAAGTCCTGCTGAACTTGTTAAAGCTCCAGTATAAGTTCCTGTTATTTGATATGGACTCATATTCTTTAATGCTTTTGAAAAACCATAAGATGCTACTGCTCCAACAAATGGTATAAATATAGCCAAAATTACAAATTGTTTTCCAAATTTAGTAATAGCATATTTCATATCTTTAGCTGCTAAAAGCCCTGTTCCAACTATGAAAATAAGTAGTGATAAATTCATTATAGAGCTATCTATAATATTTCCCTTTAGTACATTTTGGGCTTTTGTAAAAAATTTACTACCTTCTGGAATTGTTACTGCATACTTTGTTAGAAAATATCCAACAAACAGACCAATGAATAAAGTTCCAGTAATTCCAAAATTGAATTTCTTAAACTTTATATCTCCAAATAGGTTTCCTAAAGTCATAGTGAAAAATAATAAAACTAATGAATTAAAAATAAAACCGACCAAATCGAAATGCATAAAAATCCCTCCTTAAGTAAAAAATTTAAATTTGTTATATATTATCACATTTTTCAATAATTTCAAAACTTTTTATTTGCAAAATTAATAATTTGCTGTTTTTATTCTACTATATCAAAAATATTTGTTATAAAATCTAACAATTTTTATTGTTATTAAAATTAAGAAAAAATAAAAAAATTATATTTTATTATAAAAATTTTTTTTAATTTATTGAAAATAAAAAAACTGATTGAAGTTTTCACTCCAATCAGCTTTTATAATTTAAGTTTTTAAATTAGAATATAACTCTTAGTCCTAATCCACCTCTAATATTTTTAGCTTTTGTATCATAACCTACATTTCCAGTTACTCCAACTCTTTGGTTATCTACTCCAATATTAAGGTCAGTTTTAACATTTCCTCTTCTATCTTCTTTTTCACCACGAATATTAAAGTAATCAGCACTTGTTCCAGCAACTCTTGCTTTATTCTTTCCATTTGCGACTCTTCCTAACTCATTTTCATAAGCTATTGTTACAGCAGCTCTCAAGGCTTTATTTCCTAGGTAAAGTTTATATGCCAATTCTGTTCCTATTTCTGGTCTTACAGATAAGTAGTCATTTGATTTAACTTCTAACTTCATTTCCCCAGATTTTTCTTTTATCTTAGATACTCTTCCATATTCAACTTTCAATGCTCCATAAGGTCTTACTGAAAGTCCTTCACTCAATCTAAATTCTTTTCCTACTTCATTTTTAACTCCCACTCCATAAGTGTTGTATTTAGATTTTGCATTGAATACTTCATCAACTACTAAGAATTTTCTATGCATTTTATTATATCCAGCAAAAATATCTCCAGATATTGTCCAATTTAAACTATTGTTATAATCAAATGGAATTGATTTAAAGATACCAACTTTTCCTTGTAATTGTTCTTCTTTAGAATTTCCAATATCTTTAAACTTAAATTTGTTATGAACTATACCTGCATACCAACCTGTTGATTCACCAAGTCTTACAGTTTCATCTTCATGAACATAAGCTACTCCATAAGCATTATTTTTATAGTCTATTATACCAGCTGTATCAGTCTTGTACTCTCCACTCATTCCAAAAGTTTTTACCTTATTAGAATCTTTAGATGGGTTAGACCAAGAATTTCTTAAATAAGAGAATTCTTTATCTAATA encodes the following:
- the rplB gene encoding 50S ribosomal protein L2, with translation MAIRKMKPITNGTRHMSRIVNDELDKVRPEKSLTVPLKSAYGRDNYGHRTCRDRQKGHKRLYRIIDFKRNKLDVPARVATIEYDPNRSANIALLFYFDGEKRYILAPKGLKKGDIVSAGSKADIKPGNALKLKDMPVGVQIHNVELQKGKGGQLVRSAGTAARLVAKEGTYCHVELPSGELRLIHGECMATVGEVGNSEHNLVSIGKAGRARHMGKRPHVRGAVMNPVDHPHGGGEGKNSVGRKSPLTPWGKPALGIKTRGRKTSDKFIVRRRNEK
- the rplP gene encoding 50S ribosomal protein L16, with translation MLMPKRTKHRKMFRGRMKGAAHKGNFVAFGDYGLQALEPSWITNRQIESCRVAINRTFKREGKTYIRIFPDKPITARPAGVRMGKGKGNVEGWVSVVRPGRILFEVSGVTEEKAKAALRKAAMKLPIRCKVVKREEKENGGEN
- the rplD gene encoding 50S ribosomal protein L4: MAVLNVYNLAGDQTGTLEVNDAVFGIEPNKVVLHEVLTAELAAARQGTASTKTRAMVRGGGRKPFKQKGTGRARQGSIRAPHMVGGGVTFGPHPRSYEKKVNKKVRNLALRSALSAKVAAGNVLVLDYEGIDTPKTKVIVNLVNKVDAKQKQLFVVGDLIKDYNLYLSARNLENAVILQPNEIGVYWLLKQEKVILTKEALAVVEEVLG
- the rplW gene encoding 50S ribosomal protein L23 translates to MNVYDIIKKPVVTEKTELLRKEYNKYTFEVHPKANKIEIKKAIETIFNVKVEDVATINKKPITKRHGMRLYKTQAKKKAIVKLAKENTITYFKEV
- the rpsS gene encoding 30S ribosomal protein S19 — translated: MARSLKKGPFCDHHLMAKVEEAVASNNNKAVIKTWSRRSTIFPNFIGLTFGVYNGKKHIPVHVTEQMVGHKLGEFAPTRTYHGHGVDKKKK
- the rpmC gene encoding 50S ribosomal protein L29, with the translated sequence MRAKEIREMTSEDLVVKCKELKEELFNLKFQLSLGQLTNTAKIREVRREIARINTILNER
- the rplV gene encoding 50S ribosomal protein L22; the protein is MEAKAITRFVRLSPRKARLVADLVRGKSALDAIDILEFTNKKAARIIKKTLMSAVANATNNFKMDEEKLVVSTIMINQGPVLKRVMPRAMGRADIIRKPTAHITVAVSEK
- the rpsQ gene encoding 30S ribosomal protein S17; this encodes MRNERKVREGIVVSDKMEKTIVVAIETMILHPIYKKRVKRTTKFKAHDEENVAQVGDKVRIMETRRLSKDKNWRLVEIIEKAR
- the rpsJ gene encoding 30S ribosomal protein S10 gives rise to the protein MASNKLRIYLKAYDYTLLDESAKRIAEAAKKSGATVAGPMPLPTKIRKYTVLRSVHVNKDSREQFEMRVHRRMIELVNSTDKAISSLTSVHLPAGVGIEIKQV
- the rpsC gene encoding 30S ribosomal protein S3, which produces MGQKVDPRGLRLGITRAWDSNWYADKKEYVKYFHEDVQIKEFIKKNYFHTGISKVRIERTSPSQVVVHIHTGKAGLIIGRKGAEIDALRAKLEKLTAKKVTVKVQEIKDLNGDAVLVAESIAAQIEKRIAYKKAMTQAISRSMKSPEVKGIKVMISGRLNGAEIARSEWAVEGKVPLHTLRADIDYAVATAHTTYGALGIKVWIFHGEVLPSKKEGGEA
- the rplC gene encoding 50S ribosomal protein L3; protein product: MSGILGKKIGMTQIFEDGKFVPVTVVEAGPNFVLQKKTEEKDGYVALQLGFDEKKEKNTTKPLMGIFNKAGVKPQRFVRELAVETVEGYELGQEIKVDVLAEVGYVDITGTSKGKGTSGVMKRHGFGGNRASHGVSRNHRLGGSIGMSSWPGKVLKGKRMAGQHGNATVTVQNLKVVKVDVEHNLLLIKGAVPGAKNSYLVIKPAVKKVIG